In the genome of Luteitalea pratensis, the window TTGTAGCGGCGCTGGCCAGCCGCACACCGTCATTGACGGCTGCCGAACGTCTCAGCCTGCTGGGCGACGAGTGGCGGATGGTGCAGTCAGGGAGGCACGACGTCGGCACGTATCTCGATCTGGTCGCCGCGCTCGCGCGCGACGAGACATCGGCCGTGGTCGCCGAGATGGCGAACCGCCTCGGCGAAGTCGGCAGTGACATCGCCAGTGCGAGCCAGCGCGCCGCATGGCAAACCTGGGTACACGCCACCTTTCGCCCCACGCTCGACGCGATGGGATTGACCAACGGTCTTGGCGATAGCGACGACACCAACAGCCGCCGCGGCACGCTGCTGACGCTGTTGAGCAGCGACGCAGCAGTCCAGACGCGCGCTCGCGATCTGGCGCTCGCCTACATGGCTCGACCCGCGTCGCTCTCCCCGACGCTGGTGGCGCCGGTGCTGAAGGTCGCGGTGTCGGACGGAGACGCGGCGCTTTACGAGCAATTCGTCGCGCGCATGACCGCGTCGTCGGCGGCGCCGGAAGAGTACTACCGCTACTTCTACACCCTCGCGTCGTTCCGCGATCCGGCGCTGATCACGCGCACGCAGCAGTCCTCCATCTCGCCCGACGTGCGGTCGCAAGATGCGGGGATGCTCTTGCACCAACTTCTGAGTTTGTCCGCGACACAAGATTCGACGTGGGCCTTCGTGAAAGCGGAATGGCCGGCGATCACCGCCAAGCTCGGCACCTTCCAAGGCGTTCCCGCCATCGTCCACGGGCTCGGCGCGTTTTGTTCGGCGGAACGCGCCGCCGAGATCAAGGCGTTCTTCGATGCGCACCCGGTGCCCGAAGCCGCACGGCTGTTGCAGCAGTCGCTCGAGCGGATCGCGACCTGCACGGCGGTGAAGGCGCGGCAGGCGCCGGCGTTTGGGCGGTGGCTGCAAGATCGGTAAGCGACGTGCAATGTCTGTTCACCGGATCGATTGGGCGACGCTCCCCAGTCGGTGACGGGGGGCTGCGAGTCCAGGTGTGAGCCGCGCACCAACGCCGCTGCACGCGATGCAGCGTGTCACGTCGAGTCGTCAGATCCGCGCTCGCAGGTGGTCGGCCAGTCTGAGCGACAGGGCAACCAGCGTGAGGGACGGATTCGCGGCTGGGATGAAGGGCCAGACGGCGGGATCAGCGCAGTACAGATTGTCGTACGCTTCGAACTTGAGGTTCGTATCGACGACCCCGCTGGCGTTGCCGCTCATCCGCATCGTGCCGCCGGCGTGGTGCACGGTTCCTTCATTGCCGTAGCCCATTCCTTCGTTGGCGGTGAAGGGGATGCCGAGCGAGTCCAGGATCGTGTTGCGTGTCGCGCGGGCGGCGTCGAAGTGCGCGACTCCAGCCTGATTGCGCCGGACGTTCACGGACAGTTTCCTGCCGACACCTGGTGAAGATAGCCGGTTCGCGTTATCAAGCAAGCTCGCGAACGAGAACGTCATCTTGATCTTCGAGGGATCCGGCACGGGAACCAGATCGTCGTCCGAGTTGCGCACCTGCCACAGTTCGGGATTGACCACCAGTTCAACGTTGAACGGATGATCCTGGAAGGTCGCCGTCTTCTTGAACAGAAAGACTTTCGCATGTCGCTTCGAGCCGCCGAAGGGACTGCCATTCGGGATGGTGTACAGCGCCGAGAAGAACGCCGGGTGATCTGTCAGGCCAACACCCAGCAGGCCGTTGGGATTGCTCAGACTGCTGTTCAGGGCGATTCGGGCACTCTCCAACGAACCGGCGGCGAGCACGATAAACTTGCCGCGATATCGGCGCGTGGTGTTGCCGAGCAGATCCTCGCACACGACGTCGGTGGCCCTTGTGCCTTCCGTGGCGATGCGAGTCACCAGATGGCCGAGATTGATCGTCAGGTTGTTTCGCCCTGCCGCTTCCGCATACCCCATCGAACTGAGTAGCAAATCGGCGGTGGAAAACATGCCGGTCGAATCTTGAACGACGCTCTCAAGCTCCCCGGCTTCATTGAGGAACGGCTGGTGCCCTGAGCGAGGAAGATCCTCGACATGCCATTCTGGCAAATCGGCCTTCAGTTGGGCGACGACCTGATCCTGAAATGGCCCGAGACGCTTCGTCTTTCGCAGCAGCTGTTCCGCCGGCTCATAGCCGCCTTGTGTCAGGAAGTTCCGGACTGGGTCTGGCCAGAACGACAGTTCCCAATCGTGCATCCTGGGAATCAGCCCGGACCAGTAGACGGATCGTCCACCGAAACTCAGGTGAACGCCCGGAAGGAAATCGGAACCAGGTTCGTTCACGAAGTGGCCTACCCTGTGATGGTTGGCCGTCCGCGACCAGTCGCCGGGTAGGTTCGTCATGTGCGTCGGCAGAGTCAGGCCACCTGCTTCGAGCACCAGTGTCTTGATGCCGGCGTCGGACAGGGCGTCAGCCAGCGAGCCACCTCCCATGCCAGAGCCGATGATGATCACGTCGTAGAAGATGTCTTCGCGAGTGTTGCGGGGAACGCCGTCCTGAGCGAGCTTCGTACGGTCGATTTGGAAATTGTCGTAGCCGTGCTGGAACCGACTCGTTGCGGAGGGGAATTGGACCGTACTCTCGTCGAATGAATGATCGACGTTCGTGGCGACGTTCAGATCGGCGCCCTGCATCCAGTGCTCGCAATCGAGCATGAACTTGAAGGCCATCGCCGGCGGGAGGCTGGGAATTTCGAAGAAGAACTCCCACGCGCCGTCCCGGTACGCGCCGAACGTGTCGTTTGCCCAACCCTCGCTGCTGCTGCGAATTGTAACAACGTGGTTGGGAGCGTATCGCGAGGTCTCGAACCGAATCTTCCGCAGTGGCTGTGGGGCCGCTACGAAGGCACGAACAATGGGCCGCGCCAGGTCTGGCGCGGGCCGCGCACCTATAAACGTGTCGCCGCTACCACTGCGATAGTTGAAGTCGTAGTCCGGCATGGCGGGCTTCCTTCCGAGTCTACTGTGGTGGCGTTCTACGTGGACGAACACAATCGCGTGCTGCCGCATTCGGGCCGGCACGGAGCGCACGACCCAGCTCCGGCTCGCGCTCGCTCTGCTCCACAGTTCCGGGTTCAGGCTCGCACGAGAGCGCCTGCCGGGCGGTGGGGCCAAGTCGCGCATCCTGCGCGCGGTCGATCGGGCCCGCGAGTACATCCCATGGCGAGGCGTCCTGCGGTTCCTTCAGGTGTCGCCGAGTCGGCTTCAGGCCTGGCGGCGACGGACCGCCCTCGGCGTTTCGCGGACAGACGCCGGACGAGATGTACTGGCCTTCGAGGAGGACGGTCTGCCGGGAGTGCGTCGCCGTTGCCGACGGGGCAGGGAGCCCGGCTCGTCGTCATGAATTACCGTTTCGTCCGCCTCGTCACCCAGATATCTTGACCTCCTACGCCGCCGGGACGAGCCGAGCCGAAGTACAGCGTCTCCCGGTCTGATGCGATGTAGGGTTGGAAGTCCCCCGCGACAGAATTCACGATCGCTCCCAGGTTCGTCGGCGCTGACCAGGCATCGAGGATCGTGGCGCGCGTCGACGCCCACAGGTCGACGGCTCCAAATCCGCCAGGCCGATCCGAGAAGAAGAACATCTCCAGCCCGTCGAACCTGATCGATGGACCGGGGCGATCGCTCGAGAAGAACAGCCAGTGCTCATCGCGTGACAGCGCGGCGACAGCCTCGATGAACAGGGTATTCACGGTCGTCCCGATGTTGGCCGGTGGGCCCCACGGCTCATCCTCGCCAGCGCGTTGCGACACCCAAATGTCTGTCGAGCCCTGCCCGCCGGGGCGCTCGGAATGGAAGTACAGACTCAATCCCTCTTTGGATACTGCGGGACCGGCATCGGCAAAGGTCGAATTGACAGGAGCCCCGAGGTTGACCGGTGCGGTCCATGCCGAGTACTTGGGCGCGGCAGTCGGATATGACGATGCGATGGCGAGCAGCGCGGTCGCAGTCAGCGCAGTTCTGAGCAAAGCCATGAAGGGGACGATAGCACTGTCTGAAGATTTCCCTCACACCGCAGGTTCGATGGCTTCGAGTGTGACGTTTTAGCCAGGGCGCTCGAGCTCTGAACGCCTAGCCTTCAGCGCCGAGCAGCGCTTCTCCACCTGCGTTCACGAAGTCCGCGCGGGCTTGGAGGTGGCGATGTTCCGCATTCTCCAGAATGGCGTTGAAGTCCTGACGCTTGCGTAGTGGGTCGAGCCACGTGTGGCGCCTGAACGTTTCGTAGGGATAGAAACCCCGGCCCACGGCCTCCGCCAGGATTTCGACGGCGCGATCGAGGTCCCCGGCGTGCGCCAGCTTGATGGTTTGGTAGAACAGGCCTTCGGGATCGCGAAAGCCTGATGCGATCGGCGGCCGGCCGGAATGTTCGCGATAACTTCAACGAGCGAGCATTCCGGCCTCACAAGGGCGTTGGTGCACGGCTCTTGGCGCTCCGCTCGTCCGACAGCGTGTGTCCGGTGGCGTGCCGGCGGCCTCCGCGTCATGGTGATGGCGTGCCAGCCAAAGCTGACGAGCAAGGAGGCCCGACTTCGCCAAGCTACGTCGGTCGACCGCCCCTGCGTGATCGTCGCGCATACGGGGGCCGGGTGAACGGCCAAGTCTCGGAAGCGGCAGGTTCATTCGGGCGCGAAGGCCAGCAGCACGTTGCCGGCTATCCCGCCAAAACGCGGATAGCCGGAGGTCACCAGCACCATCCCGTTCACGACGATGGGCCCTGCACCATCGATGGCGCCGCCACTGCCTTTCACGCCGTTCACGGTTTGATAGTCGCGGACGGAATCGAAGTCCCAGAGCATCTTGCCGTCGATTGCCGAGTACGCCCGCAGGTGCCCGTCCAACGATCCAGCGAACACGGCACCGGGAATCGCCGTCACTGCCGCCGACTGCGCGGGGCTGCAGTTCGCGCGCCCGGCGCACGGCGGTGGCTCGGCGTGCCACTCGACGCTGCCATCGGAGATGCGCAGCGCGGTCACTCCGCCGCCGGCGCTCGGATCGAGCACGCGCGCCGTTGCAGTGCGCGTCACGGCGGCGTCCGACGTCGCCGCATACACGCGCGTGCCATCACTGGCCATGCCCCATTGCACGCCGCCGTTGATTCCGCCCTTGGCGACGCGCGACTGCCACACGACTGTCCCGCTGTTGTCCGGGTCGAACGCCCAGACGATTCCGGCTTTCTGTCCGGCCAGGAGCAGTTCGCGCCCACCGGTCGTCGTCACCAGGATCGCCGGCGAGCCGAAGTCGTAGTCCGGTCCGTTGCCTTCCGGACAGCCTGCGGCTTTGGGCGTCAGCGAGCACGCCGAGTTGTAGACGTCGTTCGGCAGCGCCTGCCGCGACCAGACGATGTTGCCGGTGTCGAGATCGAGCGCGACAATCGCGTCGCTCATCGCGGTGGCCGGCAGCGAATAGTTGTTCCCTGTCGTGACGTAGAGCCGTCGCCGCTTCAGGTCGAGCGTGACCGCGCCCCAGATGGCGACGCCGGATGGCCCGAACGTCTCCGCACCCGTGGGGGGCTTCCCGGTGTGCATCGCCGCGTCGGGAATCATGTAGCGTTTCCACGCCAGGCCGCCGTCGCGCAACCGCAGCGCGACGACGCTGCCGCGGAACGTGCAGCACGGGTAGTCTGCGTTCAACGCACGCGATTCTTCCCACGAGGCAACCGGCACGAAGATCAATCCTTCATGGAGGACCGGCGCAGCGCTGAGACGAACGGCTTCATGCGCTTCGGGCCGCACGCGCCAGACCTGTTGCCCGGTGGCGGCGTCGAGCGCGTAAAGCCACCCGGTGAGATCGCCGAACACCAGCAGGTGGCGTCCCTCGAACGGCGTGGCGACGATCGCCGAGCGGATCGGGCCGTTGGCCTGGAACGTCCACTGCAGGCATCCGGTGTCGGCGCGCATCGCGTGCACGACGCCGCTGGCGCTACCGATGAAGATCTGATTGCCGATCACCGTCGGCTCGGCAAACGCCGCGATGTCCCCTTCGAAACCGAACGCCCATTTCAGCTTCAGGCGCGAGACCTGCTCGATTGTCAGCCGGGCGCGAACGCCGGGAACGAAGCGCGTGTTGTCTCGCTCGGGACTCCATCCATTCCACGAGGGCACCGTCATGTCGCCGAGCGTCACGCGGCGATCGGCGCAGTACGCCTGCGGCCGCGGACCGGGCTCGCCGCCGGGCTTGCCGAGGTAGGCCGCAATGGCCTCGCGCTCGTCACGCCGCAGCGCGAAGGCAATCGTCATCATGGCGCCGAAGTCGAGCGTCCGCATGATGCGCGTCGAGGTCATCGCCCGCAGGGTGGCCTTCGAGGGCGTACGGCCGTCCGCGTTGTCGTGGCAGGCGGCGCAACGCGTCTTGTAGAGCGCTTCACCGGATGGCGGTCTCGATGCACTCTGCGCCGCTGCGGCAGAGGGAAGCATCGCGAGTGCGAGGACGCACGCCAGACGGCCTGCGCGCGATCGGCGGTCCATTGTTCCGTGCATCGTCACGTGAGGTCGTTGGTCCAGCGGGTCTTGATGCCACCCGTGTTCAGGGCAAGCACTGCGAGGCTGCCTGTCAGCTCACTGTCCAGCGTCGCGGGGGATGACAGCCCGGAGGACATCGCTCCGTAGCCGGCTGCGCGAAGACCGCTCGGGTCGATCGTGTAGATGGCGACGTTGGCAAGTGCGGCGTTGCGAATGACCTCGAGATATTCGTCGTACCCGTTGTGTGCGTCCCGCCTGAACTGAGACTGTCCATTGAGCGGGCGCTGCCCTCCGCTGATCAGCAACACCGAACGGCGCTCGGCGTCGGAACGGACGCCGCCGGCTACCTTCGCCAGGCATTCCATGGCCAGGCGGGCCTGCGTCTCGAACTCGCCCGGTACAAGAGCCGTCATCTGGTGCTGACCACGCGTGCTACGGACGAATGCCGGGGCCGCCTCCCGGTCTGTCGTGAAATCGCGCGCGTCGTTCGGGAAGCCCGTGGTCACGACGGCGAGCCGATCGTATGCGCCCAGCCGATCGATGAACCCGAGCGCGATGTCGATGGTTTGCGGTGTCCGGGTCGGATCGATGTGCAGGTTGTCGATCACCACCACGAAGTCGCGGCGCTGCGCGGGCCCGACCAGGAGACTGAGATGGACGTACTCTAACGCGATCAGGGGTTGCCTGACGCCGTTGTCCAGCACCGTGACCTCGTCGGCCCGCTGGTCACCGACGGGACGGCCGTCGCTCGTGACCACGGCTGACACTTCAACGAGCGTCGTCCCGGAACGGAACGTCGGTTGCGCGGGTGCGTGCGCCTGTCCGTGGCTTCCGACCTGAAGCTCGAGTACACCCATGAGCGTGGTGGCGACGGATACGCGCAACGCAGCCTCCTGACCATACGGGTTCGGTAGCCACAGCATCCCACACCCGGATCGATCCTCGAATTGGTCACGCCAGACTTTCACCTCAGACGTACGCGAGGCAGGTTGGCGGAAGGCCCATAATGCGACGTAGCCCCTGGGTGACCATGATGTTTGCCGATGCCCTCGACGATGGCTGGCGGCGCTCGTGTCTGGCGGGGATCCTGCTGGCGGTAGCGGGCGTGCGGGCCGGCGTACAGGATGCCCCTGGCCAGGATTTCGCGTGGGCTCGCGCGGTAGACGCCTACCTCGCGGGGGCAGAGAGCAGTGTGACCTCCGTAGTGCGCCTGTCGGCTGTCGAACTCCTCATCCGAGGCGTGGATGGCGTTCAGTGGGAGCCCCTGAGCGACCGCTGCCTCTCTCGCCTTCGCCAGGCCGACTGCTGAGACGTCAAAGCCCGACACATTCCAGCCACGCTGCGCGAGAAAGATCGCATTGCGCCCCTGACCCGAGTACGGTGAGTCACCTGCTCGTCATGCGGCCACTCTAGCCGAACATATCGACGCAGCGAATCGCTGGTGCGCCAGGCACTGGATGGCACCTGCTCGTGAGGCGGCGACGGCGTGGCCGTCCTGCTCGGGGCCAGTCAGCACGCCTCCGACCTGACGAGAACTCGCGCGGGAAAGTCCAGAATGTCCGTGGAAGTAGCCGGGCTGCGTCGACTTACGCCAGTGTCCCGAATAGCCAACCCACGCCGGCGGTAAGGCCCATCGCCAAGGCTCCCCAGAAGGCCACCCGCGCCGAAGCCCTGAGCACGTGTGCCCCGCCCGTCCGCGCCGATAGGGCGCCGAGCGCTGTCAGCCACAGCAGTGACGTTGCCGCCACGACAGGAACCACATATCGCGACGGAGTACCGAACGCGGTGACGAGAGGCAATGCGGCGCCCGCCAGGAATGTCGCTGCCGATGTGACGGCGGCCTGGACAGGGCGCGCGCCCACGGCCTCGGACAGGCCGAGCTCGTCCCGTGAGTGCGCGGCCAGTGCGTCATGTGCCATCAGTTGGACGGCGACTTGAGCGGCGAGCTCTGGTGTCAGCCCTCGTCCAACGTAGATCGCCGCGAGTTCCTGCATCTCGAATTCAGGCTGCGTGGCCAACTCCTCTCGCTCACGTCCGACGTCGGCTCGCTCGGTGTCGAGCTGCGAGCTGACCGACACGAATTCGCCTGCGGCCATCGACATGGCACCCGCCACCATGCCGGCGACGCCGGCGACAACAATCTCATCCCGACGGCCACTTGCCGCCGCCACGCCCACGATCAAGCTCGCGGTCGACACGATGCCGTCGTTCGCGCCGAGGACGGCGGCGCGCAGCCAGCCGATTCGTTCAGTGCGGTGCCGCTCTCCATGATCACTTCGTGTCATCGGTGCTGTCACGCATGTTCTCCCTTGAGCATCAGGTGTTCGCGCCCGACCACTGTCGCGTTATCGCGAACGTGTGACTGGCGTTCGCGGCGCGATGGCGTCTGGCACGCCGCCCTTTCGCAGGATTACCATCATCGGACACCATTCTGTAAAGCCGGACTGAAACAGGTTCACTCCCACGAACAGCGTGAACCACAGGAAGTTCGCGTTCACGTAGATGCCCAGCAACACACTGAGGGTCACGAAGGCCCCTGCGATCACACGAAGCGCACGTTCGACGGTCACGGCATACTCCTCTGGAAAATTGCATCAGTTGACGAGACGAACACGATCGGCCAGGCAGACGTGGTCAGCACCTGACAATCGCGCCCAGGCGCGTGTCGCTGTAAGCGCCCACACGGAGGCGTCATCGACGTCACTCCTGCCAGCAGCCTCGCGACCGCGATTCGACTCATGACAGCGCTCCCGCTGGCGATGGCACCGCGGACGCAGCCATGGCATGACGCTGCTGGTGACTCATGAAATACAGGACGGGGACGGCGACCCGCGAGAGCAGCAATGACGCGACTTCGCCCGCCATCAGGGAGATCGCCAGGCCCTGGAAGATCGGATCGAAGAGGATCACGGCCGCCCCGACGATCACCGCCGCCGCCGTCAACGCCATCGGGCGGAAGCGGACGGCGCCGGCGTCCACGACGGCTTCGGCAAGCGGCATGCCTTCACGCAGTCGCATCTCGATGAAGTCCACCAGGATGATCGAGTTCCGCACGACGATCCCGGCGCCGGCGATGAAGCCGATCATCGACGTGGCCGTGAAGAAGGCCCCCATCGCCGCATGTGCGGGCAGGATGCCGACGAGCGAGAACGGAATGGCCGCCATGATGGTCAGTGGCACATCGAACGCCTCGAACCACCACACGACCAGGATGTAGATGAGGACGAGGACGGCGGCAAACGCCAGTCCGAGGTCGCGAAAGACTTCGTACGTGATGTGCCATTCGCCGTCCCACTTCATGGCGTACTTCGTCGTGTCGAACGGCTGACGCGTGTTGTAGATGTCGAACGCGTATCCTTCCGGTAGCGTCATCTGCGCGATGACACTGTTCATGCGCAGGATCGCGTACACCGGGCTTTCGGAGGCGCCAGCAAGGTCGCCGGTCACGTACGTCACGGGCAGGAGGTTCTTGTGGTACAGGCTGTCGGCCTCCGTGCGCGTCTCTTCGCGCGTCAGCTCGCCGACGGCGACGAGATTCGGGCCCAGGCGCAGCTCGCGCACGGCGGCCAGCGATCCTTGAGTCGTGCGTGGCAGCCGCAGGACAATCGGCACCTCCTCGCGCGCATTGGCATCGTGCAGGAGGCCGACGGTTCGGCCGTCGGTCGCCATCTGGACGGCCGTCGACACGTGTGAAGCCATGACGCCGGCGGCGCTTGCGCGCATCTCATCGACGACGAGTGACGTCTTGGCCTGCGGCGCTGCGACGTACCAATCGACATCCAC includes:
- a CDS encoding VIT1/CCC1 transporter family protein — its product is MTRSDHGERHRTERIGWLRAAVLGANDGIVSTASLIVGVAAASGRRDEIVVAGVAGMVAGAMSMAAGEFVSVSSQLDTERADVGREREELATQPEFEMQELAAIYVGRGLTPELAAQVAVQLMAHDALAAHSRDELGLSEAVGARPVQAAVTSAATFLAGAALPLVTAFGTPSRYVVPVVAATSLLWLTALGALSARTGGAHVLRASARVAFWGALAMGLTAGVGWLFGTLA
- a CDS encoding PQQ-binding-like beta-propeller repeat protein, with protein sequence MDRRSRAGRLACVLALAMLPSAAAAQSASRPPSGEALYKTRCAACHDNADGRTPSKATLRAMTSTRIMRTLDFGAMMTIAFALRRDEREAIAAYLGKPGGEPGPRPQAYCADRRVTLGDMTVPSWNGWSPERDNTRFVPGVRARLTIEQVSRLKLKWAFGFEGDIAAFAEPTVIGNQIFIGSASGVVHAMRADTGCLQWTFQANGPIRSAIVATPFEGRHLLVFGDLTGWLYALDAATGQQVWRVRPEAHEAVRLSAAPVLHEGLIFVPVASWEESRALNADYPCCTFRGSVVALRLRDGGLAWKRYMIPDAAMHTGKPPTGAETFGPSGVAIWGAVTLDLKRRRLYVTTGNNYSLPATAMSDAIVALDLDTGNIVWSRQALPNDVYNSACSLTPKAAGCPEGNGPDYDFGSPAILVTTTGGRELLLAGQKAGIVWAFDPDNSGTVVWQSRVAKGGINGGVQWGMASDGTRVYAATSDAAVTRTATARVLDPSAGGGVTALRISDGSVEWHAEPPPCAGRANCSPAQSAAVTAIPGAVFAGSLDGHLRAYSAIDGKMLWDFDSVRDYQTVNGVKGSGGAIDGAGPIVVNGMVLVTSGYPRFGGIAGNVLLAFAPE
- a CDS encoding PD40 domain-containing protein, which codes for MALLRTALTATALLAIASSYPTAAPKYSAWTAPVNLGAPVNSTFADAGPAVSKEGLSLYFHSERPGGQGSTDIWVSQRAGEDEPWGPPANIGTTVNTLFIEAVAALSRDEHWLFFSSDRPGPSIRFDGLEMFFFSDRPGGFGAVDLWASTRATILDAWSAPTNLGAIVNSVAGDFQPYIASDRETLYFGSARPGGVGGQDIWVTRRTKR
- a CDS encoding GMC oxidoreductase; amino-acid sequence: MPDYDFNYRSGSGDTFIGARPAPDLARPIVRAFVAAPQPLRKIRFETSRYAPNHVVTIRSSSEGWANDTFGAYRDGAWEFFFEIPSLPPAMAFKFMLDCEHWMQGADLNVATNVDHSFDESTVQFPSATSRFQHGYDNFQIDRTKLAQDGVPRNTREDIFYDVIIIGSGMGGGSLADALSDAGIKTLVLEAGGLTLPTHMTNLPGDWSRTANHHRVGHFVNEPGSDFLPGVHLSFGGRSVYWSGLIPRMHDWELSFWPDPVRNFLTQGGYEPAEQLLRKTKRLGPFQDQVVAQLKADLPEWHVEDLPRSGHQPFLNEAGELESVVQDSTGMFSTADLLLSSMGYAEAAGRNNLTINLGHLVTRIATEGTRATDVVCEDLLGNTTRRYRGKFIVLAAGSLESARIALNSSLSNPNGLLGVGLTDHPAFFSALYTIPNGSPFGGSKRHAKVFLFKKTATFQDHPFNVELVVNPELWQVRNSDDDLVPVPDPSKIKMTFSFASLLDNANRLSSPGVGRKLSVNVRRNQAGVAHFDAARATRNTILDSLGIPFTANEGMGYGNEGTVHHAGGTMRMSGNASGVVDTNLKFEAYDNLYCADPAVWPFIPAANPSLTLVALSLRLADHLRARI
- a CDS encoding YgaP family membrane protein, whose product is MTVERALRVIAGAFVTLSVLLGIYVNANFLWFTLFVGVNLFQSGFTEWCPMMVILRKGGVPDAIAPRTPVTRSR
- a CDS encoding VWA domain-containing protein; its protein translation is MRVSVATTLMGVLELQVGSHGQAHAPAQPTFRSGTTLVEVSAVVTSDGRPVGDQRADEVTVLDNGVRQPLIALEYVHLSLLVGPAQRRDFVVVIDNLHIDPTRTPQTIDIALGFIDRLGAYDRLAVVTTGFPNDARDFTTDREAAPAFVRSTRGQHQMTALVPGEFETQARLAMECLAKVAGGVRSDAERRSVLLISGGQRPLNGQSQFRRDAHNGYDEYLEVIRNAALANVAIYTIDPSGLRAAGYGAMSSGLSSPATLDSELTGSLAVLALNTGGIKTRWTNDLT